A section of the Pseudomonas sp. Q1-7 genome encodes:
- a CDS encoding fumarylacetoacetate hydrolase family protein translates to MKHARIQYQGEVHAVTVEADNAVRLADGRLLAEDQVEWLPPATGSMFALGLNYADHAAELAFKAPTEPLAFIKSPGTYTGHNQVTWRPDNVAYMHYECELVAVIGKPARNVKREDAFTYLAGYTVCNDYAIRDYLENYYRPNLRVKNRDCTTPVGPWMVDAGDVANPSNLTLRTWVNGELKQEGTTADMIFDIPYLIEYFSSFMTLQPGDMIATGTPEGLADVVPGDEVVVEVEGVGRLVNRIVSEAEFFESKGFARKPQEA, encoded by the coding sequence ATGAAACACGCACGCATCCAATACCAGGGCGAAGTACACGCCGTGACCGTGGAAGCCGATAACGCCGTCCGCCTCGCCGATGGCCGCCTGCTGGCGGAAGACCAGGTCGAGTGGCTGCCGCCGGCCACCGGCAGCATGTTCGCCCTGGGCCTGAACTACGCCGACCACGCCGCCGAGCTGGCTTTCAAGGCGCCCACCGAGCCGCTGGCCTTCATCAAGTCGCCGGGCACCTACACCGGCCACAACCAGGTCACCTGGCGCCCCGACAACGTCGCCTACATGCATTACGAGTGCGAGCTGGTGGCGGTAATCGGCAAGCCGGCGCGCAACGTCAAGCGCGAGGACGCCTTCACCTACCTGGCCGGCTACACCGTCTGCAACGACTACGCCATCCGCGACTACCTGGAGAATTACTACCGGCCCAACCTGCGGGTGAAGAACCGCGACTGCACCACCCCGGTCGGTCCCTGGATGGTCGACGCTGGCGACGTGGCCAACCCCTCGAATCTCACACTGCGCACCTGGGTGAATGGCGAGCTGAAGCAGGAAGGCACCACCGCCGACATGATCTTCGACATCCCCTACCTGATCGAATACTTCTCCAGCTTCATGACCCTGCAGCCGGGCGACATGATCGCCACTGGCACGCCGGAGGGCCTGGCCGACGTGGTACCGGGCGATGAGGTGGTGGTGGAAGTGGAAGGCGTCGGCCGCCTGGTCAACCGCATCGTCAGCGAAGCCGAGTTCTTCGAAAGCAAGGGCTTCGCCCGCAAGCCACAAGAGGCATGA
- a CDS encoding fumarylacetoacetate hydrolase family protein, with the protein MRPALDHVATGTLFGVALNYRGLLESRLEEFQQQPYQKPPVKPVLFIKTPNTRNRNGQPVVYPQGVERLQPGPALGVVIGRSASRVRAEDALSHVAGYVIVNEFSLPEESYYRPAVKAKCRDGFCPIGPVLVPAADVQDPHALSLKLFVNGQLRQENSTANLVRRIPQLIEEISEFMTLHEGDVLITGTPEGRVDVQPGDVVEVEITGLGRLANTLVAE; encoded by the coding sequence ACTACCGGGGCTTGCTGGAGAGCCGCCTGGAGGAATTCCAGCAGCAGCCCTACCAGAAGCCGCCGGTCAAGCCGGTGCTGTTCATCAAGACCCCGAACACCCGCAATCGCAACGGCCAGCCGGTGGTCTATCCGCAAGGCGTCGAGCGCCTGCAGCCGGGCCCGGCGCTGGGTGTGGTGATAGGCCGGAGTGCCAGCCGCGTGCGCGCCGAAGATGCCCTGAGCCATGTGGCCGGCTATGTGATCGTCAACGAATTCAGCCTGCCGGAAGAGAGCTACTACCGCCCGGCGGTTAAAGCCAAGTGCCGCGACGGCTTCTGCCCCATCGGCCCGGTACTCGTCCCCGCCGCCGACGTGCAGGACCCGCACGCCCTCAGCCTCAAGCTCTTCGTCAACGGCCAGCTGCGCCAGGAAAACAGCACCGCCAACCTGGTGCGCCGCATTCCGCAGCTGATCGAAGAAATCAGTGAATTCATGACCCTGCACGAGGGCGATGTGCTGATCACCGGCACCCCGGAAGGCCGCGTCGACGTACAGCCGGGCGATGTCGTGGAGGTGGAAATCACCGGCCTCGGCCGTCTCGCCAACACCCTGGTCGCGGAATAA